Within the Verrucomicrobiota bacterium genome, the region TTTGGCCAATGCTTACGAACAACTCGATCTGAACCGGAAGAATGTCCAGTTGCTTCAGCAGTTCGTCGAAATTACTCGCGCGAAATACGCGGTCGGTGCCCAAACCCAGGGCGACGTGTTGCTGGCAGAAACGGATTTGGCCAAACAAGAGGAAGCTCGCTTTGATATCGAGCGCGAGATTTCCGACGCCGAATCCCGGCTCAATGTCCTGATGAATCGTCAGGTCAGCGAAGCGGTGGGGCGGCCCGCTCCGCCGGCCTTTGCCGCGCATGTCCTGGATGCCCGGCATGTGCCGGCGCTGGCCCTGTCCCATGTGCCGGACGTGCGCATCGCTCAGCAAAAACTCGCCGCCGCGCAGGCGCGTTACGACCTGGCCCGGCGCGAATGGGTTCCCGATCCCGAACTGCGCGTGGAAGCCCGGCAATTCAATGGGTCCGGCGCGGATTTCCGCGAATACGACACCGGCATCTTTTTCAGTGTTCCGTGGTTGAATCGCAAGAAGTACAAAGCGGCGATCGAAGAAGCCAAAATGGGCCTGGAGAGCGCGCGCCAGGAGTTGGAGGCGAAGCAACAGGAAACGCTCGGCCGCGTGCGCGATCATTTGCGGCGAATCGAAACGTTTCACCATCACACGGAGCTTTTCCGCACCAAGATCGTTCCGCTGGCTCGACAGAACGTCAACGCCACGCGGTTGAGTTACCAGACCGACAAGACCGGTTTCCTGAATCTGATCGAAGCGCAACGAAGCTTGCAGGAGACCGAATCCATGTATTGGCATCACCTCACCGAATACCTCGTCGCGCTGGCGGAGCTGGAAACCGTGGTCGGCACGGATCCGAAGCGCGCGCCGGGTTCGGGGCCGCACCATGAGAAAGGAGTCCAATGAACTCTATCGAACGTGTTTTCCGTATCGGGGCGTCGGAGTGTCAGAGTGTCGGAGTGTGGGCGTGCCGGTTGGTTCGCGAATCATTCGCGCGCCGGCCCACTGGCCGAATCACCCCACTCCACTCCCGCGCTCCAGCACTCCAGCACTCCGACACGCCAACACCCCGGCACTCCGATACACGTCCTGTCCGAGAATGCCTCCTGTTCCAACCCGACCTGTTCACGCCCCGCGCATCGTTCGGAATCCCTCTCACCCCTTCCCTCTCCCCCAGCGGGGGAGAGGGAAGGGGTGAGGGGAGGCGTTCCATCGGAAAACGTTACTCGTTTATGGCACTTGTGCTCACCGTGATCGGCGCCGTTTTTCTTACAGTGGGCTGTGCGAAGCAAAACGCCGGAAGCAAGCCGGCCGACATAGATTACTACACGTGCACCATGCACCCATCCGTCAAAACCCATGACCCAAAAGCCAAGTGCCCCATCTGCTCGATGGATTTGGTGGCGGTTAAGAAGAAGGACGCAGCCGCGGCGGGGAGCGGCGACGTGGATTACTACACCTGCACGATGCATCCCTCGGTCAAAAAGCAGAACCCAAAGGACAAATGCCCGATCTGCTCCATGGATTTGACCCCCGTCAAGAAGCGGGCCTCGCCGCCCCAGGGCGGGCACGATCACACCAAAATGCTGGCGGAGCAGGCTGCGCACGGAACACCTGAATCATCAACACCCGGCGAGTTCACGGTGCCGCTCGAACGTCAGCAATTGATTGGCGTCACGTATGCGCCGGTTCAAACCAAACCGCTGCAATTGGCCGTGCGGGCCGTTGGGATCGTCACCTACGACAAACTTCGGCACTGGGATTTTGTGTCGCGCGTGGACGGTTACGTTGAAAAGCTTTACGTCGCGTCGAAGGGCGAGTTAGTCGAAAAAAATCAGCCGCTCGTCACGATTTACAGCCCGGACCTCTTCACTTCCCAGCGCGAGCTCGCCGATCTGCTGCGGTTGCGCGACCAGGCAAAGGACTCGAATGTCTCCGCGGGTCACGAAAGTATGGAAGGGTTGATTGCCGCGGCCCGGCAACGTTTGCGCCTGTGGAACATCACCGAAAAGCAGCTTGAGGAATTGGAACGGACCCGCAAGCCGAGCGAGACGTTGACGCTGGATTCGCCGTTTCGAGGGATTGTGCAAAGCGTCGGCGTGGATCAAGGCCGCAAAGTGATGAGCGGCGATCATCTGGTCGATGTGGCCGATCTCTCCGTGGTCTGGGTTTGGGCCGAGTTTTATCAGGAAGAATTGCCGCTTCTGAAAACGAATCTGGCGGCCACGATCACGACTTCGGCTCACGCCGGTGAAAAGTTCGCGGGCAAGCTCGCGCTCGTCGACCCGTTCATGAATGAAGCGAAACGAACGGTGCGCGCCCGATTGGACATTCAGAACGCCGACTTCAAGTTGCGGCCCGAAATGTATGTGGACGTCGAGTTGGCCCTGGAATTGGGCGTGGGACTGACAATTCCCTTTCACTCGGTGCTGCCGACAGGCAAGCACAACATTGTTTTCGTAGATAAAGGGGAAGGCCGATTAGAGCCGCGTTTCGTCGAACTCGGTCGAAAGTTCGGCGAGCTTTACCACGTGAAGGAGGGTTTGAAAGAAGGCGAGCGCGTCGTGGCCAGCGCGAACTTCCTGATCGACGCCGAGGCGAAGGTGCAAGGGGCGCTGAGGTCGTGGTGAGCGACGAAAAGCGTCATGAGCGTCAAAGCGTGGGAGCGTAGAAAGCCGCGTCTTCTTGGAGCGCCCGGACGACCTGGACACGCAACTGGACGTGTGGCATTGTTCGCAAAATCCGACCAATAAAGGAGGAGATGATGAGAGTTGCAGACTACAAGGATCTTCGCGTTTACAGGCTTGCTTTCGAGTCAGCGACGGAGATTTTTGAATTGAGTAAGCGCTTTCCGGAAATCGAAAAATTCTCACTCACGGACCAGATTCGCCGCTCCTCTCGGTCAGTCTGCACAAACCTGGCGGAGGCCTGGCGAAACCGCCGTTACGAGGCTGCTTTTGCCAGCAAACTCACGGATAGCGATGGCGAGGCCGCTGAAACCGAAGTCCATCTGGACTTTGCATTTCGCTGCAACTACCTGCCCTCCGAAAAGCACGCCAAATTGCGTGACGATTACGACCACATCTGCCGGCAACTCAGGAAAATGATCGATGACGCGCCATCTTGGTGCGGAACTGGCTGTGAATTAAGAGAGTTACCTGCCGAGTATTTTGTCGAGCCGACGGAATCGAAAATCCTCGGCACGGGGAAACCGGACCGCGAGGGCGCCTCGGAGGTTCCCTCCGCGACCGCTCGCTCCACGCTCCACGCTCTACGCTCCAGACCCTCGAAACGCTCCTGATCCAAACAACGCGCCCATGAACAGCGAGACTCCAATCGCTCTCCACGCCGAACACGCTCCACGCTCCGACGACTCACCCCTCATCGAGCGTCTCATCGGCGCGAGCGCGCGCAATGGGTTTCTGATCGTCATCCTCACCATCCTGGGCATCGCCGGGGGCATCTGGGCGTTGAGGCAAACGCCGCTCGACGCCATCCCGGATCTGAGCGACGTGCAGGTGATCGTTTATACCGACTGGGAGGGGCGTTCGCCGGATCTCGTCGAAGATCAGATCACGTATCCAATTTCGACGCGCTTCATCGCCGCGCCCAAAGTGAAATTCGTCCGAGGCGAATCGATGTTCGGCAAATCGTTCGTCTATGTGATTTTTCAGGACGGCACCGATATTTACTGGGCGCGCTCGCGCGTCGTCGAATACCTGGGCGCGGTGCGCGGCATGCTGCCCGAAGGGGTCAACCCGGTGATCGGCCCCGACGCGACGGGCGTCGGCTGGGTCTTCGAATACGCGCTCGTGGACAAATCCGGCAACCGCGACTTGGCGCAGTTGCGTTCGTTCCAGGACTGGCACCTGCGTTACGCGCTGGAGTCGGTCAAAGGCGTCGCCGAAGTCGCCCCTGTCGGGGGCTTCGTTAAGCAATACCAGGTCGATCTCGATCCCAACAAGCTTGCCGCGTACGGAATCCCTCTCAGCGAGGTGGTCGCCAAAATCCGAATGTCGAACAGCGACGTCGGGGGAAAGATTTTTGAAGTCGGCTCGACCGAGTATTACGTCCGGGGCCGCGGCTACATCAAAAAGATCGAAGACCTCGAAAGCATCCCGCTTAAGGTCGTGGACGGCACGCCCGTTTATATCAAGAACGTCGGCAGCGTACATCTCGGACCGGACCTTCGCCGCGGCGTCGCTGAACTCAACGGCGAAGGCGAAGTGGTCGGCGGCATCGTCGTCATGCGTTACGGGGAGAACGCGCTCCGGGTCATCGACGCCATCAAGCGCAAGTTGGAGGAGCTTAAACCTTCGTTGCCTGAAGGGGTGGAGATTGTCACGACTTACGACCGGAGCGATCTGATCCGTAGGTCTATCGCGACGCTGCGCGAGAAGTTGATTGAGGAAAGCATCGTCGTCGCGCTGGTTTGCCTGGTGTTCCTCTGGCACGTGCGTTCAGCGTTGGTCGCCATCCTCACGCTGCCGATTGCGATTATCCTCTCGTTCATTCCGATGCACGGGCTGGACCTCACCTCGAACATCATGTCGCTGGGAGGCATCGCCATCGCCATCGGCGCCATGGTCGATGCCGCGATCATCATGGTGGAGAACGCGCACAAGTTCCTGGAGGAGGCGCAGGAGAGGAAGCGGAGAGAAGCTGTATCGGAGTATCGGAGTATCGGAGTATCGGAGAACTCCACAACTGGCCATTCCCCGACACCCCGGCACCCCGATACCCCGACACCTACTCTCACCAACCGCGAACGCACCGAAATCATCATCGCCGCCGCCAAAAGCGTCGGCCGGCCGCTCTTCTTCTCCTTGCTCGTGATCACAGTCAGTTTCATACCGGTGTTCTCGCTGATGGCGCAAGAAGGCCGCCTGTTCCGGCCGCTGGCGTTCACCAAGACGTTCTCGATGTTTTTCGCGTCGATGCTGGGCGTCACGCTCGTGCCGGTGCTGATGGTGCTCTTGATCCGCGGAAAGATCACGCCGGAGATCAAGAATCCGGTGAACCGGTTGTTGATCTGGATTTACCAGCCGTTCGTGAATCTTGCGCTCAAAGCACGCTGGCTGGTTCTCTTGCTGGCCGTGCCCCTGGTGTTGGTCGGCTCGATCGTTCCGATCGTGAACATTTTCTTCGGCAACCCGATTCCCTTTTACAAGTTCGGGAAGGAATTCATGCCGCCGCTCAACGAAGGCAGCATTCTTTACATGCCCACGGCCGTTCCCGGCATTTCGATCAACGAAGCCATGCGAGTTTTGCAGATTCAGGACCGCTTGCTTCGCCAAATTCCCGAAGTCGATACCGTGTTCGGTAAAGCCGGCCAGGCCGAAACACCGACCGATCCCGCGCCTCTCTCGATGGTCGAAACCGTGGTCACACTCAAACCGGCCGACCAATGGCGGCCCGGCGTGACCTGGGAAAAGATCATCGCCGAGATGGACGCCAAAATCAAAACCCCGGGCATGGCAAACATTTTCTGGATGCCCATTCAGACACGAACCGAAATGCTCACGACGGGCTTTCGATCGATCCTGGGCATCAAAGTTTTCGGCGCGGACCTGGGCGTGATTCAAGATGTCGGAGTGCAAATTGAAAAGGCGTTGTCGGATTTTCCAGAGACGCGCAGCGCCTTCGCCGAACGGACGACCGGCGGCTATTTCCTGGACTTCACCGTCAATCGCCAGGCGGCGGCGCGCTACGGCCTCACGGTCGGCGACGTCAATGACATCATCGAGACGGCCATTGGCGGAAAAACCATCGCCATGACCGTCGAAGGCCGGGAGCGGTATCCGATCAGCGTGCGCTACGCGCGCGATTTCCGTGAGGACCTCGATGCGTTGAAGCGTGTCCTCGTCGCTGCGCCGGGGGGAAATGTGTCGGGGATGGGGGGTGTCGGAGTATCGGGGATGGCCAGCAACCCAGTTACCCCGTCACCCCGAAACCCCGACACAAGTCCCGGCGACGGCGGGCCGCAAATTCCCATTTCCGCGCTCGCGGACATCAGTTACAAGACCGGCCCGCCGTCGATCCGGAACGAAAACGGGCAACTGGTCGGTTTCGTGTTCGTCGATATCACCACGGACGACATCGAGGGTTACGTGCGCGGCGCTTCGGAGCGGATTCGCGAGCGTGTGCAATTCCCGCCCGGCTACTACATGCAATGGGCCGGACAGTTCGAGTATTTGAAGAGCGCGGAGCAACGCTTGCTCATCGTGGTGCCGTTCACGTTGCTCATCATTTTCGTGTTGATCTACCTGAACACCCGCTCGGTCATGCGCACGTTCATCGTGTTGCTGGCGGTGCCGTTCTCGCTGGTGGGCGCGTTCTGGCTTTTGTATCTGCTCGACTACAACATCAGCGTCGGCGTGTGGGTGGGCTTAATCGCTCTGGCGGGATTGGATGCGGAAACGGGCGTGGTCATGCTGCTGTATCTGGACCACGCCTGGGACAAGTTCAAAGCCGCCGGCCGCCTCAACTCGCTCGCTGACCTCTACGCCGCCGTGCGCGAAGGCGCCGTGCAGCGCATTCGCCCCAAAATCATGACCGTGTGCGCGATCCTGTTCGGACTGCTGCCCATTATGTGGTCGCCCGCGACTCAGGCCGGCGCCGACGTGATGAAGCGCATCGCTGCCCCCATGATCGGCGGCGTCGTGACGTCCGCGATCCTCGAGCTGCTAGTCTACCCGGTCATCTACGTGATCTGGCGAAGACGGCATTTGCCGCCAGAAAGAGGAACCAGAGAGTAGAACTAGACTTCAGGCCTTTTTCACAGGCGCCAACAGAGCAAACGGAGAGAGAGGAATTGCATTGGGACCGCAAGGACCCCCGGTTCGCGCGCTGCGTCCAAAGGAAATTCCAATCCACCCGCGATCCTCAGCCAACGACGGTGGGGCGAGGCCTGCCGAGCCAA harbors:
- a CDS encoding TolC family protein, with protein sequence MSCTRVAPAARAICAALLSFVLASAQVVRFWTCPADQKPQPPSRRSGAMACCEGGRTGALQNLAARFTLLLVIFARVNVAQASDTSAGPANALSLPQIVSEVLSNNPSLKAARADWEAMKQRVPQARAWDDLKVGVDVERSGTTRFNTVSDAEWMVSQAIPLSGKNRKRAQAAAAEAAATFEELRRVELSLAAQVRTAFYRLANAYEQLDLNRKNVQLLQQFVEITRAKYAVGAQTQGDVLLAETDLAKQEEARFDIEREISDAESRLNVLMNRQVSEAVGRPAPPAFAAHVLDARHVPALALSHVPDVRIAQQKLAAAQARYDLARREWVPDPELRVEARQFNGSGADFREYDTGIFFSVPWLNRKKYKAAIEEAKMGLESARQELEAKQQETLGRVRDHLRRIETFHHHTELFRTKIVPLARQNVNATRLSYQTDKTGFLNLIEAQRSLQETESMYWHHLTEYLVALAELETVVGTDPKRAPGSGPHHEKGVQ
- a CDS encoding efflux RND transporter periplasmic adaptor subunit, whose amino-acid sequence is MDLVAVKKKDAAAAGSGDVDYYTCTMHPSVKKQNPKDKCPICSMDLTPVKKRASPPQGGHDHTKMLAEQAAHGTPESSTPGEFTVPLERQQLIGVTYAPVQTKPLQLAVRAVGIVTYDKLRHWDFVSRVDGYVEKLYVASKGELVEKNQPLVTIYSPDLFTSQRELADLLRLRDQAKDSNVSAGHESMEGLIAAARQRLRLWNITEKQLEELERTRKPSETLTLDSPFRGIVQSVGVDQGRKVMSGDHLVDVADLSVVWVWAEFYQEELPLLKTNLAATITTSAHAGEKFAGKLALVDPFMNEAKRTVRARLDIQNADFKLRPEMYVDVELALELGVGLTIPFHSVLPTGKHNIVFVDKGEGRLEPRFVELGRKFGELYHVKEGLKEGERVVASANFLIDAEAKVQGALRSW
- a CDS encoding four helix bundle protein, whose product is MMRVADYKDLRVYRLAFESATEIFELSKRFPEIEKFSLTDQIRRSSRSVCTNLAEAWRNRRYEAAFASKLTDSDGEAAETEVHLDFAFRCNYLPSEKHAKLRDDYDHICRQLRKMIDDAPSWCGTGCELRELPAEYFVEPTESKILGTGKPDREGASEVPSATARSTLHALRSRPSKRS
- a CDS encoding efflux RND transporter permease subunit produces the protein MNSETPIALHAEHAPRSDDSPLIERLIGASARNGFLIVILTILGIAGGIWALRQTPLDAIPDLSDVQVIVYTDWEGRSPDLVEDQITYPISTRFIAAPKVKFVRGESMFGKSFVYVIFQDGTDIYWARSRVVEYLGAVRGMLPEGVNPVIGPDATGVGWVFEYALVDKSGNRDLAQLRSFQDWHLRYALESVKGVAEVAPVGGFVKQYQVDLDPNKLAAYGIPLSEVVAKIRMSNSDVGGKIFEVGSTEYYVRGRGYIKKIEDLESIPLKVVDGTPVYIKNVGSVHLGPDLRRGVAELNGEGEVVGGIVVMRYGENALRVIDAIKRKLEELKPSLPEGVEIVTTYDRSDLIRRSIATLREKLIEESIVVALVCLVFLWHVRSALVAILTLPIAIILSFIPMHGLDLTSNIMSLGGIAIAIGAMVDAAIIMVENAHKFLEEAQERKRREAVSEYRSIGVSENSTTGHSPTPRHPDTPTPTLTNRERTEIIIAAAKSVGRPLFFSLLVITVSFIPVFSLMAQEGRLFRPLAFTKTFSMFFASMLGVTLVPVLMVLLIRGKITPEIKNPVNRLLIWIYQPFVNLALKARWLVLLLAVPLVLVGSIVPIVNIFFGNPIPFYKFGKEFMPPLNEGSILYMPTAVPGISINEAMRVLQIQDRLLRQIPEVDTVFGKAGQAETPTDPAPLSMVETVVTLKPADQWRPGVTWEKIIAEMDAKIKTPGMANIFWMPIQTRTEMLTTGFRSILGIKVFGADLGVIQDVGVQIEKALSDFPETRSAFAERTTGGYFLDFTVNRQAAARYGLTVGDVNDIIETAIGGKTIAMTVEGRERYPISVRYARDFREDLDALKRVLVAAPGGNVSGMGGVGVSGMASNPVTPSPRNPDTSPGDGGPQIPISALADISYKTGPPSIRNENGQLVGFVFVDITTDDIEGYVRGASERIRERVQFPPGYYMQWAGQFEYLKSAEQRLLIVVPFTLLIIFVLIYLNTRSVMRTFIVLLAVPFSLVGAFWLLYLLDYNISVGVWVGLIALAGLDAETGVVMLLYLDHAWDKFKAAGRLNSLADLYAAVREGAVQRIRPKIMTVCAILFGLLPIMWSPATQAGADVMKRIAAPMIGGVVTSAILELLVYPVIYVIWRRRHLPPERGTRE